Proteins co-encoded in one Opitutus terrae PB90-1 genomic window:
- a CDS encoding VOC family protein, with product MQNTASSPGSTKELKSVPKNTICLWYNKDALDAANFYAATFPDTAVTAVHHAPCDYPSGKEGDVLTVEFTVLGIPCLGLNGGPAFSHSEAFSFQVATDTQEETDRYWNAIVGNGGQESACGWCKDRWGLSWQITPRALTDAFNAGGAEAKRAFDAMMEMGKIDIAKIEAARRG from the coding sequence ATGCAAAATACCGCGTCATCCCCGGGCTCGACGAAAGAGCTGAAATCCGTCCCGAAAAACACCATCTGCCTTTGGTATAACAAGGACGCGCTCGACGCCGCGAATTTTTACGCGGCGACCTTCCCGGACACCGCGGTGACTGCGGTGCACCACGCGCCGTGCGACTACCCGTCGGGCAAGGAGGGCGACGTCCTCACGGTCGAATTCACCGTGCTCGGCATTCCCTGTCTCGGGCTCAACGGCGGGCCGGCGTTTTCGCATAGCGAGGCGTTTTCCTTCCAGGTCGCGACCGACACGCAGGAGGAAACCGACCGCTATTGGAACGCCATCGTCGGCAACGGCGGCCAGGAAAGCGCCTGCGGTTGGTGCAAGGATCGCTGGGGCCTCTCCTGGCAGATCACGCCGCGCGCGCTGACCGACGCCTTCAACGCCGGCGGCGCCGAGGCCAAACGCGCCTTTGACGCGATGATGGAGATGGGCAAGATCGACATCGCGAAAATCGAAGCCGCGCGTCGCGGGTGA